Genomic DNA from Porites lutea chromosome 4, jaPorLute2.1, whole genome shotgun sequence:
AGACCCTTCAGTGTTCTTACATAACGCATTTCTGTCACAGTTATGGATTTTGCTTGTACACTCGTCGATATCTACATGAAAATCATAAAATTGcacttattttattgaagttactgtagtcggtgtagttggtgtagttagtgtagttggtgtaattgctgtagttggtgttgttagcgtagttgctgtagttggtgtagtatgtgtagtttgtgtagttcctgtagttgctgtagttcgtgtagttgctGTATTGTGTGTAGTTATTGTGGTGGGTGTAGTTACTATAGTTTGGCGTAGTTGGTGTATTTTGGTGTCGGTTGGTGTATTTCTGGTGTAGTTTGTGTGGTTgctgtagtttggtgtagttgttgtagtttttGTGGTTATACAAGATTTATTCTATCAGATAATAACTAAAATTACGTAAATCCTAACTTACGCGAACACCAAAAAAACTGTTGTGTGTGTCATTGGCGCCTTCTctgtttaatatatatatatattttttatgttgagggtgttgttgttgttgtttgtttaatgAAATGATGTTGCTTTGTAACTcgcttattttaaaatattattataattgatTTACCTTCTTATAAAGCTTTCAACGGGTAAAGTTATTCTTAGATTTCTTTTGCATTATGTTGGGTAGATGATCGCAGCAATAATCACCTCATCGGTATATTACCGTAAAGTTTCGGAAAGTAACGAGCCTCCCAAAGAAGCAACCCTCAGAAAGTTGCGTTAGATTTCACAGGTGTTAGCAAATCACCACCATTAATTTGActcagcaactacagtaactacaccaaactacaccaactacaccaaactacatcaacctacaccaactacaccaaactacaccaactacacaaaactacaccaaactacaccaactacacaaaactacaccaactacaccgaactaaaccaactacacaaaactacaccaaactacaccaactacaccaactacaccaaactacaccaactacacaaaactacaccaaactacaccaactacacaaaactacaccaactacaccgaactaaaccaactacacaaaactacaccaaactacaccaactacaccaaactacaccaaactacaccaactacaccaaactacaccaaactacaccaactacacaaaactacaccaaactacaccaactacaccaaactacatcaactacacaaaactacaccaaactacaccaactacaccaactacaccaaactacaccaactacacaaaactacaccaaactacaccaactacacaaaactagacctactacaccaaactaGACCTACTACACCAAAGTACACCTATTACatcaaactacaccaaactacaccaactacaccgaactaaaccaactacacaaaactacaccaaactataccaactacaccaaactgcacctactacacaaaactacaccaactacagctactacatcaactacagcaactacactaactacaccaactacagctactacaccaactaaagctactacagcaactacacatactacacatGCTACAACTAGTACACCAACTCAGCAACTATTACACCAGCTCAGGAGCCCATAATCCGGAGCGTCTAACTTCCATATTGCGCTtatgcaacggcgttttcacaagtgggtttatttttagataagcctTTCCCGGGAATTGCCTTCGAAAAGCCAATAACAAGCAATAGCGTCAGcaataataaacttttaatacgTAACCAGGACAGCTCttcacattgaaaaaaaaaagcatggcAGAAGCACGTAAGGAGTCTTCAGAAGATTCTTCTGACAGTACTTCAAGCGACAATTTCAGTATTTACAGGGAAACTAGCAGTTCAGAGGAAGATCTGCAAAACGTAGAAGAGCCCGGGACGGCTACTTCTTCGGCGACAACGCATAATTCACGCAAAGAAGAACGGAATTACATATAGAACGCAACGCATTCGCGATGGACCAAAATTAgtcctcattttttttcatcttgaTTGATGCGGACGTCAACGGCAACAGTcatttttcgcgggaaaagcttatctaaaaataaactcacttgTAAAAAACGCCGTTACACGAATTTATGGCAGTTGAACGCtgcgggttatgggctcctgaccagctacagtaaatccaccatctacagcaactacactaactacagctactacaccaaccacagcaactacactaactacaccaactacagcaactacagcaactacgctaactacaccagctacaccaACAACGGCTAtcacaccaactacactaattacaccaactacagctactacaccaactacagcaactacactaactacaccaactacactagctacaccaacttcactaactacacctactacacctactacaccaactacaccaactacactaactacaccaactacatcagctacagcaactacgctaactacaccaactacagcaactacactaactacaccaactaaccTAACTACACCAGCTGCACATactgcaccaactacagcaactacagcaactacactaactacaccaactacagctgctacaccaactacaccaacaacattaactacaccaactacagctagtgcagcaactacagcaactacactaactacaccgactacactaactacaccaacttcactaactacaccaactacaccaactacagcaactacactaactacacctgctacagcaactacgctaactacaccaactacacagactacagcaactacaccaactacacagactacagcaactacaccaagtacagcaACTACGctgactacaccaactacactaactactccAACTGCACCAAGGAATGTCTCTATATTCGCGACGGTTATCATGAATCCATTACCCAAATTGGTAATGGCATTCTTATCATTTTGATCCTTTTCACCAATAAAaacctagcctgtgtacaggtgccccctcccccttttttAAGCATTCatttattgtgaaaaaaaaagaagatagctaccaacataaactgcagcacctTTGTTAAAATCTTAAGCTTTGATTCCGTTTCCTCTACTATGACTGAAAGATGATACTACATCCATGCGCGTTTACATTAGAtggcttttttgttgttttggttacatTCCTGTTATTAAATATTGACGTGAGCCACAACCCCCGAGATTACCTCAGGTGCCAACTAACAGATCATTTAATGTAAGTTGTAAAACCGACCTGATGACCGCTTTTACCTTGAACACAAGTATAGTTATAGCAGTTATCGCAGGACACATCGTTCCAAGTGTAGCCATTATTGGCACCCAGAGTGTGAACACAGTCTTCGTTTTTCCAGTTGTTTGGTTGTTGCGGAGCCCAGAACCGAAAACTGgttatttccttgtttttccaGACAAATGATCCCTCAAAGCTTCGGTCATTAAGTCCAACCCATGATCGCTCTCCATTATGACGGTGCTGAATGTAGACATTTTCTTCTTGGTTGTGCACTGTTACCAGATATGAGTTCATTGCTGAACAGTTGGACACAGCAGTCACCCAAGGAGCGCATAGAGAGCTTGTTAAATAGCAGTATCCATTGAAGTAATCCCATCCAGATGGACAGATGTCTGCGCGTATGCAAAGTAGGAATTAGTGAACTGTCTAATCATATTGCTTAAAATGTATAGCTTTAGGTGCAGTTATGTGCTTcgaacatttttgttatttctgtttttttttgcgattaaaaaaggaaatggaaaaGCAGAAGCTTTTTGTTCAGGACAAAATAAAGGCAATACATAAGACAAAAATAACTGCAAGTATTATAAAGCACACCATTATACACCTGAAAACGTATTTGGAAAAAGGGATGAACGTTGTTTTTCATCATCACCCGAATGCAGTTTTCATTATTTCCTCCagtttttgtgcatttcttttgtGTATTGCTTGTattcctcttttttttattattcagagAGTTGTAAGTACTGAAGTTTATTAGTTTTGTAGCAGTAGAGCTCTTACCAGACAAAACTGTGTACGTTACCGACAATGGGTCATATTTTGCTTCATATAATTCTTTGACACAAGCACGAAAGCCTGTCTTGTTGATGTACTGCAAGAAAGGGATGTTTATCAGCTCATTAAGTAGTTCACACAGACGGCGGaaggcattttttttccttgctaGTAGAAAAAAAAGTATAGAACAGTTCAGGTAGGTCTTGACTAGAAGACTTTCCATATTTCTCAGATTGACACATGTTAAGAAGTGATCAACCCTGTTTAACAAGTTTGCATAACAGGGCTTCAAAGGGAAGAGGAAAGCGGACAATTGAGTGCGCGTTATTACATGTCAACAACTTAAACCTCTCATGCGATAACTGCTGTCAAagttcaaatgtttggcggcgaaATATGTCGCGTTCACGGGAAAGTAGACCGCGCGGGTCAAGGAAACAGCAGATAAAAATAACCTTCATCACACGCGTGCGTACTTTCAATAGATTTCAAATAATCATCATGGGGCAAAGGGATTCACACTCTTAGCTCAATCTCTCTTGCTTAACGTCAGTTTTAGTTTTCTCATTGCTTTTTGTTTGACAACATTTGCTTACCTTCTGCTATACAGCTACACAGCTTCTTTTTAAACACAGTTTTAACGACTTTCCATAATTCATGGTCATTTTACTAGCCAAGGGTTATGCCCGATCGTTAGttaaaaggataaaatttaacttttttgctgttcttcgCACGTTTTGTATTCTATAAGCTCTTATTCTCAATAGAACGCTATCTGTATTGTAAAATAGAGAGTGTTAATTATAGTCATTCGTATTTTCATAAGGTTTTTAAACTTGCACACAACACATGTAAGTGTGGTTGCAAGTGTTATGTTACAgaaattcataaaataaatgaaaaagaaaatagttaaataaataaataaaaacatacCTCTACCCACTCAGCTATGCTGTTATGAATTGGACTCTGACTTCCATTTTTGGTGGAATGATTGGCAGAAACAAACACATGTGGAGTTGAGTTATAAACTTTAGTAAAAGTAGCGTCCTGTCAAAAGAAATTACATAATTGTAAAACTTCAGTCTCTGACATTTATAAAAAGGTAAAGACTTGTTCCACATTAGGGCATTAAAAATCTACATTTCATTTTAAATGTTTACTGAAATATGACAGGCAGTCTTATAAACTGATTAAGTGCAACTACCATCACTAGAGACATGATAGGGGAACCGTTTTCTTTTGCTCTCTGATTGTAaatttattcgattaaaattAACTGCACTGTGACGGGAACTGAACCCAAAAGACTAATGAAAGGACTGGAATACTGACCTTGCAGAAGGCATTATAATGACTCTGAGCGGGAGGTTTATCATTCGAAAAGTAAATCGAATTGTGTTCTGAGAAGGGAGGCTCGTCAAGATATGAAAACGCTAACCAATTctgaaataaagtaaataaataaattaataacaatgaaaagaaagaattcTTTTTCAGTCTCACGACCCAACTGCAAAAAGATTGTGTCAACGTCGAAAATAAAATGGTAATCTCTCAACAAGGTTTATATAAAACAGCCACCCGACCGACATCGTAGGTTACAAGAAAGCAATAACATGGTTGGGTTGACAAAGCCGGATGAAGAGGAAACAAATGGAGGGaaatatattttcaaacaaaaaatcgTGCATCTCTGCTGGACCAACTGCTGGAAGCGTAAAAAAGCGAAAAGATGAGATGGAGAAAGATACCAGTCTGCCGCACTTAGTGTCCAACGAAAAACGCTGTTCGTTCGATTCCATGAGATTAGCGTTACTTACAACAACAACGTCTTGGTGTGATCCAGCGTAGTTTTGCAGTTCTCTCAAGCAAACTTTGCAGGATGATTGTGTGACATCTTCAATCCATACGCTTGCTGCGTCACGTTTTAATCCTGGATTGTAATGTTTGGCAGTCACAAATACCGACGGTATCACAGAGAATTTTCCCTGAAAAATAAATCCGAGTTAGGCAACTCTTAACTCTTAGAAAGTCACGAACAGGAATCAATTTCGtatttttgcaaaaaggaaCCCATGACATTTGTGATATGCTGGAAATTGGTAAAAGAATAATTTGTACTAACATGACATTGTTCGACTATTGGTAATAAGTGTACGGCTGCACCAGAACGACAAATCACTGCTGATGCATATTAAAAACGATCGGTTATTATTAACTGAGTGACCTCAGTAGAAGTGAGGCGTTTCAAAAGATATGATCTTGAAAAGACTGGAAAGGACAAGAAAACCCAACACAGGCCACTCACTGTAGGAAGCATGACAGTCGCACAAGTCGTACCAGTCCACCACTGTGTCATGCGCACTTCACCAGTCACGCCACCCACTGGAGCACCTTGGTACGCCATCCAATCAACTGTCACGTTAGCATACGACTTTCGTTCGTTATATCCTGCCGCCATTACACAAGCAGTGAATCCGTCGTTATTCACATTTTCAACCCACGATACTGCCGCGTCATGGACATACGATTTGTCACTGGTATCCATATGATTGACAGTTATCTGCACTTGAATGGGTTTGTCAGGGTAAAACACAAACGGTTTGAAATGAATGGCATGACAGTGAGAGTAGCCCAAGGATGGAATATGTGGCATGTGGCGACGACCACGCTGAAAAGGAAATCCTAGAAAACACATTTCAAGATGAAATATAGATTAGTATGACAAGCATGCGGAGCAAAAGGCATTACCCAGAACTTAAAAATGTTAACAAAGCAGCAAATGAGTGGTTCTTATAAAGAGGGTTGTTACTCTCTACTATAGAAGTCCAGGGAAAGTTCACAGCGGACAATGTATCGCATGTCACTGCATTAGGTAAATAGCATGGCAAGCAGTGGAGGGATTAGAACTTGCATCCTGAGCAGAGCTACACGGTGGCAAATGGTCAAGCCTATTAGCGCTAAAGGAAAGGAAAGTGAACATTCACTGTAACTACTACTTCTCGCAGAGAAAAGATTCAGTTCCAGTTatgcttaaaaaaatataactctAGGAAAGGTTATCCAGATATGTTAGGCAGAGCTACGTCCGGGTACGAAATGCAAAcgattactactactactactactactactactactactactactactactactactactactactactactactactactactactactgctactgctactgctactgctactgctactgctactgctactgctactgctactgctactgctactgctactgctactgctactgctactgctactgctactgctactgctactgctactgctactgctactgctactgctactgctactgctactgctactgctactgctactgctactgctactgctactgctactgctactgctactgctactactactaatcTCAGAGAGAAGAATCAGTTTTCAATTtgcttcagtgttacatatataaaagaaaacaaatattttcgtTGAGAATTAACTGAAAATGCTTAAAACATATAATTAGTGTTTCCGCCACTTTTTCTGACCAGTGTTCTTATTAGCATTGCTCCATATCAAACGTTTTAGCAAAATTACGTAAAATTCTGAACTTCACGCATCTATCGCCGTTTTTCCCTCCAGGCTACATGGGTAAGTAAATAGCTCATTCGAAAAATTCGCTAAGGGATTAATACAGAATTCTAATAACACCAAAAACTACTTTTTAACAgattcacaaaaacaactgtacTAACCTTCACAGCTGCCAGGATGTTGCACGGTAAAGTTTAGTCGAAGTAGACAAACTTCTCTTTCAAACAAACATCTGTTATCGTATGTTGTGCCATTTGATGAGCAAACGGGTTCTTTGTAAGATGGGCAGCTATCCACACATACACAGCGTGCATCATCGGGTCCAAACGCCTTACAGAAGCTGTGATAGTAACACGTAACGTCTATGCAGGGATCCAAGTCTGAAGATAATTAAGCAAATAAAAACAGATTAGATTTAAAGTGCCCACaccctaaaaactattttagaatTGAAAATGCACATTACTATGAGAACGTGCGCgacaaaaaaattgctttgagcACAATGTTATTAAAGAGGATTTAATAACACGTTCAAATTTACCGCTGTTTTGGCACACCATTTGTGCAAGTCTTCACTCGGATGCCTCTCGGAAACAAAGGGGCTCTGACGTATATTAAGAAACTATAACGTAAATTAAGGAACACGTGAAAACAAGTATAGATTCTACAAAAATTTCGTTTAATTTACAAGCTGAAACTGCTTTAAGATGCCAATAAGGTGCATTGAGGTTAGACGCAACAACACTGGTGACTCTAAGAAAAGGATAAGAATGCGTGTGATCCCGTTTTTCAGTTCCTGGATTTTTGTCTTATGACATCACATATGAGCCTGTTAATTTCGTGATCAGGAGAACCAGTGTGCCAAAGAAATTTAGActttaaagttttctaaaaaaatctCATTTTCTTGAATACACAAAATTATTGCGACGAAATTATAGTAGTAACATGTTCTTTCAGTCAACCAAATCTACAATCCCCTAAAAAGAGACAACAAAAAATAGCATTAATTAGAGAAATAAAGCTTTTCATGAAACGACTTCAAAAGATTCATGTCATAAATTGTACTTGATACACTGCAGCATACAGCCTTTACCAAGGTTTTGATATATTGTTTAAGTACCTCCAATCACCAGGTAATCCAGTTGTACGATGTCCTTATAATTGGCGTTATTGCTGTATGTTCTCATACACACCTCGGTTTCGTTTGTAAAGGTATGCTAGACACAATCATAAGAAGTATCTGATTATCAATCATTAAGCGTCATCAGGTATTTTCTTACCTTAACTGCTATGTCACTACCAAAGGTCGTTTACAAAGCGAAACCGTGGCGTGCACAGGTTGGTTGGAAAAATTgggagaaaaaaagcaaaaaaaaactattctgGACTCCTTAAACGACATGAAAATTTGAAACAGAGACAATGCTAAAAGTAAGTTCGAAGGGAAAAGATAAGAAGGCAGCCCAAGGACGCAATGGACTAAGAAAAATGGCTCCAAGTTTCATATATGTTACCTGAATCCACGCAGTAACTGCGTTACAAGTTCCAGAAGCCGAGAAACGGGAGTTGTTGTTGTGGTAACTGAGTCTTGGTGAAACCATTACTACCGGAGGGGCATAGAAAGCATCAGTGAACTTTATTatctaaaaaaacaagaaaagaatcaGCGTTCTTAAGTTTTTCTACACATATGCGGTATATCATGGATATATGTCGTTTAAATGGTTAACGACAATAACATTAGAGCGCAATGAATTTCTGAAAGATTTTCTATTTATGAATATAAGTGACTGACAAACCAAAACAGTATAGCTGATTAGTTACTTTACCTGACAGAGAgcgttgttttgttgtttgtttagtGGTGAGTTATTCTTTGTTGTTACAAGGCCATGGATCAAGGTAGAATTCAGCGTCATCAGCTTAACAAATGCTATCCAGTCCTGAAGGACAAGTGAAAAAGTATTAACAATGTTATCAATATATTCTTCCTCAAGTCAACGTTGTTTCTAAGAGAAGGGAGCCCATTTCTCTGAACCCGTGTAAATCAAAGGGTACCCAACTTGGGATCTCTATGAAAAAAGCTACGATTTCTACTAGGCAAAGAGCAAAGGTAGAGCGCCAGGAACAACTGGTtcctgctagagcacagcccctGTAAGTTGCAGCAAGGGAGGAACCGCTTGGTTGTCGTGTGAGTCTACTTTTAAACATGTAACAGGTAACAAAAGGAATTCACTTACCACCTTGATGTTTTTATGCAGCCCATcaaaaattttcgtttccctGAGGCAAACCTTAAAACTATCCCTGCGTACATCCTCTACCCACAATGCCAAGGCGTCCTGAGGTCTCTTGAGAATTTGGTGACGAACTGTTACATAGATGCTCGGAGGAATTGAGAAACGCTGAAAAAGTAAAAGAGAACGAAATAAATAATCAATAACATTTCTTCTTCACACAAACAAGGATATGATATAAAACGAGGGAagtgtgaaagaaaaaaatcattctaAAATTGAAAGAAGCAAATTGGGTAGAATTTTTGCAGATGAAAAACTAAGAAGAGTTTTACGAATTAAACACAGAATTTGTAAATATAACGATTATTATGAACTTGACCACGTGGAAACAAAGGGAATCGAAATATCGACTTTCTcactaaattttttaaaagcaaaaaattagcaaaaaatatGAAGATGGGTAAACCTTTTTAAAGATGTATAAATGTTAACCTTTTCAAAGGCGATCCTTTTACACTTTTCTCCAGTAGTCCAAGAATCCAACGAGACGGTGTCTAGTTGAGCGCCAACAGCAACAGATTGCAGTGCCATCCAGTTCACTTTCGTAGTCCCACTAGAACCATCTCCGTACTCCAAAACACAAActgtaaattctttattatccACAGATTCCACCCAAATAGCCGCGCCATCTCCACCACTATAACTCTTTGTTGCGTGGCTTTTGGAAACGAAAACTTTCACATCCTGCCTGCTATTGAAAGGATTCTCAAACGAAACCTTTTCACACGCAAACAGA
This window encodes:
- the LOC140932823 gene encoding uncharacterized protein: MCIEQEVRVQLLLAFFFIAALTYQDVEALSIKTGICNFTITTPGLFACEKVSFENPFNSRQDVKVFVSKSHATKSYSGGDGAAIWVESVDNKEFTVCVLEYGDGSSGTTKVNWMALQSVAVGAQLDTVSLDSWTTGEKCKRIAFEKRFSIPPSIYVTVRHQILKRPQDALALWVEDVRRDSFKVCLRETKIFDGLHKNIKVDWIAFVKLMTLNSTLIHGLVTTKNNSPLNKQQNNALCQIIKFTDAFYAPPVVMVSPRLSYHNNNSRFSASGTCNAVTAWIQHTFTNETEVCMRTYSNNANYKDIVQLDYLVIGDLDPCIDVTCYYHSFCKAFGPDDARCVCVDSCPSYKEPVCSSNGTTYDNRCLFEREVCLLRLNFTVQHPGSCEGFPFQRGRRHMPHIPSLGYSHCHAIHFKPFVFYPDKPIQVQITVNHMDTSDKSYVHDAAVSWVENVNNDGFTACVMAAGYNERKSYANVTVDWMAYQGAPVGGVTGEVRMTQWWTGTTCATVMLPTGKFSVIPSVFVTAKHYNPGLKRDAASVWIEDVTQSSCKVCLRELQNYAGSHQDVVVNWLAFSYLDEPPFSEHNSIYFSNDKPPAQSHYNAFCKDATFTKVYNSTPHVFVSANHSTKNGSQSPIHNSIAEWVEYINKTGFRACVKELYEAKYDPLSVTYTVLSDICPSGWDYFNGYCYLTSSLCAPWVTAVSNCSAMNSYLVTVHNQEENVYIQHRHNGERSWVGLNDRSFEGSFVWKNKEITSFRFWAPQQPNNWKNEDCVHTLGANNGYTWNDVSCDNCYNYTCVQDIDECTSKIHNCDRNALCKNTEGSFTCTCKPGYKGDGKKCKATRGLFSYDPAQSCKEIKDLGTSNGDGEYWIDPGRTKNPFKAYCDMTTDGGMV